The following proteins are co-located in the Lagenorhynchus albirostris chromosome 4, mLagAlb1.1, whole genome shotgun sequence genome:
- the KLF3 gene encoding Krueppel-like factor 3: protein MLMFDPVPVKQEAMDPVSVSYPSNYMESMKPNKYGVIYSTPLSDKFFQTPEGLSHGMQMEPVDLTVNKRSSPPSAGNSPSSLKFQSLHRRASPGLSLTSSSPPGKKYSPPPPPGVQPFSVPLSMPPVMAAALSRHGIRSPGILPVIQPVVVQPVPFMYTSHLQQPLMVSLSDEMENSSSSMQVPVIESYEKPLLQKKIKIEPGIEPQRTDYYPEEMSPPLMNSVSPPQALLQENHPSVIVQPGKRPLPVESPDTQRKRRIHRCDYDGCNKVYTKSSHLKAHRRTHTGEKPYKCTWEGCTWKFARSDELTRHFRKHTGIKPFQCPDCDRSFSRSDHLALHRKRHMLV, encoded by the exons ATGCTCATGTTTGACCCAGTCCCTGTCAAGCAAGAGGCCATGGATCCTGTCTCGGTG TCATACCCGTCTAATTACATGGAGTCGATGAAGCCCAACAAGTATGGCGTCATCTACTCCACACCGTTATCTGATAAGTTCTTCCAGACCCCAGAAGGCCTGTCGCATGGAATGCAGATGGAGCCGGTGGACCTCACCGTGAACAAGCGGAGCTCGCCGCCCTCTGCCGGGaactccccctcctccctgaaaTTCCAGTCCTTGCACCGGAGAGCCTCGCCAGGGCTGAGCCTGACCTCGTCCAGCCCACCGGGGAAGAAGTActcaccgccgccgccgcccggcgtGCAGCCCTTCAGCGTGCCGCTGTCCATGCCGCCTGTGATGGCTGCGGCCCTCTCCCGCCACGGCATCCGGAGCCCCGGCATCCTGCCCGTCATCCAGCCTGTTGTCGTGCAGCCCGTCCCCTTCATGTACACCAGCCACCTCCAGCAGCCGCTCATGGTCTCCCTGTCGGACGAGATGGAAAATTCCAGTAGTAGCATGCAAG tcCCTGTAATTGAATCATATGAGAAGCCtctattacagaaaaaaattaaaatagaacctGGGATCGAACCACAGAGGACAGATTATTATCCTGAAGAAATGTCACCCCCTTTAATGAACTCAGTGTCCCCCCCGCAAGCACTGTTACAAGA GAATCACCCTTCAGTCATCGTGCAGCCCGGGAAGAGACCTTTACCTGTGGAATCTCCAGACACCCAGAGGAAGCGGCGGATACACAGATGTGATTATGATGGATGCAACAAAGTATACACTAAAAGCTCTCACTTGAAAGCACACAGAAGAACACATACAG GAGAAAAACCCTACAAATGTACATGGGAAGGATGCACATGGAAATTCGCTCGGTCTGATGAACTCACGAGACATTTCCGAAAACATACTGGAATCAAACCCTTCCAGTGTCCAGACTGTGACCGCAGCTTCTCCCGCTCCGACCACCTTGCCCTCCATAGGAAACGCCACATGCTCGTTTGA